The genome window TTGATATTATCCGGTGATCCCGGAACAACTTTAACGGGTATATGATAATGCTCAAGCAAACCTGCGTCATCCGTACACTCTATTCCATCCCTGAATGCATTCAGCGCAACCGGCAGGAGAGTGCCGGCTGTAAATCCCTGAGGAGTCTGTATTTCGTACAGATTTGTCCTGTCAGGCGTATGGACGACAAGATGATCCGCGTTACAGATTTTACAAGTACTGGAAGCAGGGATACCAGGAATTCCGGTTCCGCAGGTTTCAACAGAATGGATTACGCGTTCAATCAGCATAGGATCAACAAGGCATCTTGCAGCATCATGAACCAGGATAATATCCTCAGGATTCGTATTCAGTGCTTTCAACCCGTTCAGAACGGATTCCTGCCTGGTTTCACCTCCGCATACATAGCGGCAGGGAAAAGGAAGAGAGGAATGACTGATCGACTCCTGTATAAATGACTGTTCATCCGCATGTGAAACAATGATCATTTCATCCGCAAACGAACAGAATGCTTCTATACTTCTTTGAATAACAGTTTTCCCGCAGAGCGAAAGGAGCGCTTTATTGTAGGGGAGATTCATTCTCGTTCCGCGCCCGCCTGCGAGCATAATGACATACCTTTTCATGCTTTATTACGCTCCGAAGAAAGGTAAGCATCCTCTTCCAGGACTTTATACATTTCAGATGCAAGCTCTTTACTGACGGTTTCACGTACAGAAAGGATCTCATAGAATCCTGTATGTTCTCCGAAACGTATACTGACAATATCGCCTTCTTTTACGTCAGAAGAAGGTTTCGCAACTTTCTGGTTGATCATGACACGTCCGCTGCTGCACGCTTCGCTAGCGACAGTGCGGCGTTTGATAATTCTGGAAACTTTGAGATATTTGTCTATCCGCATATTACCCTCACAAAACAAAGCCCGCAGGAAACAGTGTTCCTGCGGGCAGAAACGATGAATTATTTCTTGGCTTTTTTC of Aristaeella lactis contains these proteins:
- a CDS encoding RNA-binding S4 domain-containing protein produces the protein MRIDKYLKVSRIIKRRTVASEACSSGRVMINQKVAKPSSDVKEGDIVSIRFGEHTGFYEILSVRETVSKELASEMYKVLEEDAYLSSERNKA
- the ispF gene encoding 2-C-methyl-D-erythritol 2,4-cyclodiphosphate synthase; the protein is MKRYVIMLAGGRGTRMNLPYNKALLSLCGKTVIQRSIEAFCSFADEMIIVSHADEQSFIQESISHSSLPFPCRYVCGGETRQESVLNGLKALNTNPEDIILVHDAARCLVDPMLIERVIHSVETCGTGIPGIPASSTCKICNADHLVVHTPDRTNLYEIQTPQGFTAGTLLPVALNAFRDGIECTDDAGLLEHYHIPVKVVPGSPDNIKLTEPQDIARAKSIIQGVAHTMRVGMGYDVHRLVEGRKLILCGVEIPFESGLLGHSDADVALHALMDAMLGACALGDIGKHFPDTDDRYKGISSVHLLQETVRIIRDAGYKAANADVTIVAQKPKLLPYIPQMISNIASVLNLPEDRINVKATTTEKLGFEGRMEGISSYAVCTVAEL